A segment of the Bacillus pseudomycoides genome:
TGGTGGGCACAATAAATTATGTTCTGAAACTTTTTTATTTATAGTTTCAATTAGCTTTACTGTTTCTTCAGAATCTGTAATCTCTTTCAATTTTTCTTTTAAATGATCAATTTCCTTCGAAAGCTCAATCCATCTAGGTAAAACATGGTTATCTTTTAACGTTTTATAAAGCTGCTTTTCAGGATTATAAGAAAGATTTTTATCAATATTAAGTGGCTTCCCCTTACCAGGTAAATCATCAAAAGCTCCTGATTTTTCTGCACGCTTTATGATAGAACTAATATGATCCTCGTACGTGTAAGACCAAACCTTCTCGTCCTTTACTAAAATCTCTTGTTTTTTTAACGCTTTATCTATATCCTTTTGATTCATATTTTCCCTCTTCCCTTCTTGTTAAGATAAAGCTCTTGAATGTTTTAACGATAATATTCCCTCAGCAAGTTGCTCTCGCCACCAGATTTCGTCATGACCACCATGAAACTCATTATAGGTAATCTGATACTCCTTTTCTCCAAGTGTCTTAGATAGGCTTCTATTAGCCTTTAAAAGCCGTTCATTTTCAAGCGTACCAGCTGCCATATACATACGTAATCGCAATGCATGATGAATTGATAAAAATTGCTTCTCAATCCAAGGAAGATTATCTTCATACCCGTCCTTTTTCCAATGCACAGAACCTGACAATGACAGCACATTTCCGAAAGTGTGAGGATTCTTAAGTGCTGCATAAAACGCCGCTAGACCACCTAAACTTAAACCAGCAATTGTTGCATGCGCCGGATCCTTATATACATGATATTTTGTTTGAATCCAAGGAAGTAGTTCTTCTATTAAAAATGCATTCATCTTGTCGTTATAAGTAAGCTCATTTAATCGATCTACATGCTCAATGCCAATAACAATACAAGAAGGGATTTTTTGTTTATGTATGAGATGCTCGAGTGTTGCTGGTGCTGAAAGATTTTGCATAAATGTATTTCCATTAAATGCTATAAGAAGATCTTGGAGAGTGACAGTGTGAGAATAATTATGAGGTGTGTAAACATATATTTTTCGTGTATTACCTAAAATAGAGCTGTAAAAGGAATACGTTTCGATTTCTCCCTTAAAATTATCATGATGAGGAGAATATCTATCATACTGCATTTCCATCCCCATTTCTAAAACAGATGCTTTATCTGTTCCTTTCCCAAATATATTCCTGTTAAATGAATCTAACTGATACTGTTTGCTACGCGCTATCCAATCGTGTTCAAAATGATCATTAACTGAAAAGTGATAGGTAGAAATAAACGTTTCATTCGTTCTAAATGTTTTGTACCATACGTTTGTATCTAAAAGTTGTTCGAGTTGATTAGAATTGAGCTCCCAACCAGGATAACTACCAAATATATATACATTTTCTGTGTCTTCATTTCCTATCCATATGTAAGTAATAAGGTGATACTGATTATTCATTGGACAAGTTTCTATAAACGGTGTTCCATTTGCTTTGAGCTCATCTAAAAACGTATGAAAAGCTTGTGTATCTCCATTGCTTAATTGATCTGTAAGCTCTGTTATCTTGGGGCTTAATATTGACTTCATTCCTTTTCCCTCCTTCACCGCATTATATTAACACTTCTTTTTTTGTAAATAAATTCCTATATAAACAATGTACTAATGTTGTATATTTTATGAACAAAAAACACACAAACGATATAGTCTGTGTGTTTTTTGTTCACCAATAGTAATCATCTCTCTATCCATTCTAATAACTGCTCATACTGATTCTTTGCATCCTGATACCCAAGATTATATAAATCAACAAGCTTATCTTTATTTCTTTCAATCCCACTAACAGGAAGCTGCATACTTGGTTGAATTACAAAAAAGTTTTCTTTTTGTTCATCTAAAGACATGTATAAAATGCTCTCATTATAAAACCGATAATGCTCTACTAAAAGCTTAGAGACTTTCGGGTATCGTCTATATAAATATTTAGCCATAGGCGAAAACCTATTACGTTTTTTCACATATCCTTCCGGTTTCGTCATAATAACAACATTCTTTTTATATCCGTCTTTTTGCGCTTTTCGAACAGGAATAGGATCAATGATTCCTCCGTCTAAAAGTTTTTTACCATCATAGTCTACAGCTGGAGCGATAAATGGTACAGAACTTGATGCACGGATGATTTTCAATATATCATCCCCGCGCTCTTGCTTACTATAATAAACAGCTTGTCCTGTCTCACAATCTGTTGTTCCAATTACAAACTGCTCATTTGTATGTAAAAAAGTTTGGAAATCAAACGGCACAATTTTATTAGGTACTTCATCAAAAAGAAAATCCATACCAAACAATTCTCGTTTTCGTATAAAATTCCGATAAGATATATAGCGATGATCAGACACTAACTCTGTATTTACTTTTTTATTTCTTCCCTTTTGACGAGACAAATAAGTTGCTCCCATGCATGCTCCTGCTGATACGCCAACTACATATGGGAAAAATAATTCCTTTTCCATAAAATACTCCAGTACTCCTGCCGTATATAACCCTTTCATACCTCCGCCTTCTAATACTAAACCGATATTTTTCATTTATAACTCCCTCTGCACTTGTTTCTTGATTTTATAAACAAGTATATTTTAGCACAAGATATTATGATGAAGTGTTAATAAATTCATTGCATTTTTTTTGAAAAGCTCTTGCTTCATTGTAAGAATCTCTTATTCTATAACGTGATACAATAAAAGAAACTCATTCCACAGATTATAAAGGAGGAATTTCATATGGGTTTATTTAGCGGTATTTTAGGAAATGCATCTGATACAAGTGCAGAAAATGTTGAGCGTGACTTAGAAAAGATTATGCTTAATAATGAACAAGTTGAGTATGCGTATAAATTGATCCGAGATTTAATTGTATTTACAAATCGACGAATGATTTTAGTAGATAAACAAGGGGTAACTGGTAAGAAAACAGAATATCATTCTATTCCTTATAAAAGTATTACACAATTCAGCATCGAAACAGCAGGTCATTTTGATTTAGATGCTGAACTTAAAATTTGGATATCTGGTATGCATGAACCAATCACAAAAGAATTTAAAGGTGATGACAGTATTTTAAGTGTTCAAAAAGCATTAGTAAATTACACAACAAAATAACTATAATTTGTATATTTATACAAAAATAAAAATATAAACCCCGTGTTTTTGGAAGAAAATACGTCAGTTTCTTTTAAAAATACAAAAATTATTTAAAGGTTGTACGATAAAACAAACGATAAACAAATTAGGCAAATAGCAATGGAATTAATTGAAGTAGAAGAAGATAGTAAATATCGAAAAAAATATTTGTCCGTATGGAAATGAATAATCGAGCGCTCTTGTCGCGTTTATATTTATTATGAACTAGAGCATTTAAGGCCTAACAAAGGGATAGACAATACAGACTTACTCTGTTTTATCTATCCCTTTGTTTTTTTACAATGTCTTCTTATAATAAACAAGCGTTGTATGATCGTTCAATTTCTTTTTTATCCCCGTTTGGATGTAACCCATTTTTTCATATAGATAACAATTACGTTCTTCCTCTAAAATTGTAGCCAATTCCCAACTCGTTGCTTGTGGAAACATATTTTCTATTAAAATGATTGCTTTCTGGGCTATTCCTTTCCCATGATAATTAGGCAGAATAAACATAGGACTAATCCAGAATTGTGTCGTCTTCTCTTTCCAAAATACACAAATAGCACCCACAAAGGTATTATCAACTAATATTTTATAAAATCCGCCATTAGGGTGATTTATTCTTTCTATTACTTTATCGATCGTTTCATTGGCAGGATTCGTTTTATAGTCTTTGTATTTTTCTAATAACGGTTGAAACGCTTGTATTTGAATAGCAAAAATAGATTCTGCATCAAAATCTATTGCCCTTTCTAATGTTACTTCCATAGCACTTACCAACCTAACCGTTCTCGTAAAGAAGTAATATGCGCCGTATGATGACGACCGTGCCATGCATATAATCCAATTGCCACCTCTAGTTTTGTTTCACCTGATTCTGGATGATTAAAAGTTTTTTCAAGATCTGCCTGTTCTAAAGAATTTAATAAATTTACCCATCTTTTATGTAATGAATCTAATAATACAAGAGAAACATCTACAGGTAATTTTGAGTCAGGGAGTTCTGCCCACTTCTCTTCCATATACGGCTTAATTGTTGGGTTATTTTCTGTAAGAGCTAATTTAAAACGAATATAACTATTCATGTGACTATCAACAACATGATGAGCAACTTGCCGTACTGTCCATCCACCCTTTCGATATGGTGTATCTAGTTGATCCTTATCTAGATCTCTAATTGCTTTTGTTAATTCTTTAGGAAGAGTGTCAATTTCTTGGATCCATTTCTCTACCATTTCTTCTGTAATATTTCCTTCATGAGTAAACTGTCCAATTGGATAACGTAAGTCCTTCATTGCATTGTTCCCCTTTTGTTTTTAAATTTCTTTTATAGTATTTTAATGTGTTTCCAAACGTAATGAATGAAATCATTTAACTCTGTAGCTTTTTTATTAATTGCGGTACGTGAAAAGCCACTTTTTTCTAATACTATTTGTGAAGCAATGTTGGTATTTGTTGTCTTTGCATGAATTTCAGTAATTTGCTCGTTTACTGCTTGATTTAGGAGTAATTGAACAGCCTTACTTGCAATTCCTTTGCCGACAAAATCTTTTCCTACACGATAACCAAGATATCCTAACTGTCCATCTTTCTCTATGTCTACTAAGTTTATTCGACCTACAATTGTTTTTTCCATATTCCGTATGAGATAGAAAGAGGAAATGCCTTCTTTTTGTTCCTTTAACAATTCATCGTGTTTGCACTGAAACGTCTCATACTCATAGTAATCCTCACCACGACTTGGTACCATCTTTTCAAAAAAAGCTCTGTTATAACACTCGAAAGCAAACAATTCTTCTGCATCTTGTTCCTTTAATTTTTCTATGTATATTTCCATTCATGACTCATTCCTTTTTTAATCAATTAACTATTATGAATTCGCCATTTCATAGGTAATTTCCTACTGCTTGTAATAGAATTAACTTCCTTTATTTTTGTCGAGTTGTAAGAATAGCAAACCATACCTTTGGATGAAAAAGATGTAGAGGACTACGCATAAGATTCATTACCCTAACTAAACGAATATAAATGTCTGGATTATTCGCAGAAAGCTGGTATATTTTTTTTGTATACCATTGTTGAAATGGTTGTATAAAAGACTTCTCCCCTTTTATTTTAGGATGACGGAATGCTTCTGTAGTAACCATTTCCCACGGCGTTGCAATAATTTTCGAAATCCGTTTATAAAAGTTACGAGTAAACCCTTTCTCTAACATTTTTCGATTCTTTAAACACATTTGTAATTCTTCAGCTTCCATAGCAGCAACAGAAATTCCTTGTCCAAAAACTGGATCAAAGCGACAATGAGCATCTCCAATTATTAAAAACCTTTCTGGCATATTTTTCACTAAATCGAAACGCCGACGAACTTGATAAGGGATCTTGTGTATTTTTATATCTGTAATCGGTTCTGCTTGTTCAAGAAAATGCATGACATCTGGCGCAGGTAACTTATGAGCAAATGCAAGGAACTCTTCATCTGTTTTTGGCGCATTCTCATTGGCGTATCCGCTAAAAGTCACGAAATAACGATTGTCTTCAATGGTTTGAATAAAGGCGCCATAAGGATTTTCAGGAAAGCTAGGAGAAATAAGTAAATTGCACCAATCAGGATATTCATTTTGTTTTAAACGGAATACCCTAGTTGCGTAAAATAATTGAATCCATACTTTTTCTTCTTTTACTTCTATGCCATATGTTTCTAACCATTCTATATTTTTTGAACCGAATCCACTTGCATCCACAACTAGTTCTGCGTGTAAATTTTCTTTACTTCCTGTCTTCATGCACCGCACTTTTACTCCAAAAACCTTGTTATGCTGCTGATTGATTATCAACTGTTCAACCATTGTTTCATATTTTGTTGTAATATTAGTTACTTCACTCATTCTTTTTTGTATATGCCACTCAAGCATAGGGCGACTCTGTTGAACCGCATTCAACTCTCCAATAAATGGTTGTTTCCATAAACCAAAATGATGCCATTTCAAATCTCCAGTAAAATTATTTACGATACCACCATCTTCTTTTAATTGGTTCATAATTGCCGGGAATAATTTCTCAATAGCTTCTTCACCACCCTTTAATAACACATGAGGATGATGAGTTTGAGGTACTCTTTTTCGAGGGCTTTTTTCATTCCACTCTGCGCCTGCTTCTAAAATAATTACTTCTTGAAAAAAATCAGATAAAGCTTTTGCTGCTAGTTTTCCAGCCATACTTCCACCAATAACGATTGCTTTTTCTAACATTTTTTACCTCCCGAAAGATATTTCCGCTATTTTCATGATGCTAAAATATAATTTTTCATTTTCCTCTTTATTCTCCTGACATATTTATAGAATCATAAAATAAAAAATCCTGCTATACAATTGCGCAACAGGATTTTTTTATCAACATTTATTCATCTTTTCCTTTCATTACAAGTACTACATGAGCAAATGGTCAACATGTAAGTTCACTAAAATAGCGATGTTAGGCTAATCTAATCATGTTCACCAGCAGGATCCAGTATAATATACGCTTACTGCTTAACTGTATTTTTTCAAGGATTCTTCTTTAAAATACGCCAGTGAACTGTAAAGTTAAAATTATAATGCCTAGAGCCCAAACATAATAGGCGAATACTTTAAGAGAATGCTGTTTTAAATATTGAATCATCCAAGATACTGCGATATATCCGAAAAATGCCGCAGATAAAGTACCAACAATTAGCGATGTACTTGAAATTGTTTCTGCTTTGCCTTGAAATACGTCTACAGACTGTAAAATGATTGCTCCAACAATTGCAGGTGTTGACAATAAGAATGAAAAATAAGCCGCTGTTTCACGATCTAGTTTCCTCCAAAGTGCAGCGACAATTGTCATACCAGAACGAGAGATTGCTGGGAAAATAGCAAACGCTTGAAACGAACCAATAATAAAAGCATCTTGATATGTAATGTCATCCATTTTCTTACGTCCATTTTTTTGTTTCTCTGCCATATATAAAAACAAACCTGTCACTAAAAACTCCCATCCGATTGTTACACCCGTTTTTGAAATCTCTTCAAAGAAATCTTTAAATAATAAGCCAATTATAACTGCTGGGATTGTTCCAACAATGAGTAAAAATGTAAGTTTTGAAAGAGGATTTTTAATTAAATAGATAAACTCTTTTTTATAATAAATAAACACCGCTAACAGGGTACCAATATGCAGCATCGTGTCTAAAAACAGCCCAGCTTCATCTAAATGAAACAAATGTCTTCCTAAATACAAGTGTCCAGTACTGCTTATAGGTAAAAATTCCGTTAATCCCTGAATAATTCCTAATATAAAAGCTTCTAACCAGTTCATGATTGTCTCCTTTCTTGTTTGCTTGTACCAGTATATGTTTGTTTTTACCTGTTATGAAAGAAAAGAAAGGTAAAGGAATTCAAGATTTAAGGACTTTTCCAAACAACAAAAAAAGAGGGTATATACCCTCTTAACATAAACTTTATTTAATTTGTTCTTTATGTTCATGATTAACAAGAACATACCATTTACCTGTATCAAACTTTTCTTTATTAATCACATAAACTTTATTTCCTCTCTTTACATCACCAGGTTTTAATTCCTTACTAATAGTAGAGGTCTCGCCTTTTTCAACCTCATAACTACTAGTTACCCACACATCACTTTGGTAAGCATTATCATTTTCATCCACTAAATCAACTGATGGCAAAACTGCTAATTTCATCGGTTCGTTTGTGATATTTTTCCCTTCAACCTCTATAACAATAAAGACATGTCCATTTTCAGGCTCTTGGATCCCTATACTTTCTTTACCAACCTTATCTCTTTCTACAACTCTTTTCACAGTTACATCAAATTTTGGCGTATTAAAAGTTTTGTTTAATGAATACTCTTTTTCTTTTATTTTTGTCTTTTCTTTTGTTTGTTCCGTGTTTTTCGAATTTGTATTCCCTTTCGTTGTATCGTTTGTTTTCACATTCTTTTCTTCTTGCTTAGAAGTGGTTTCTTTAGATTCAGAAGAAGTTTTGTCAGATGTACTTCCACACCCAGATAAATTAAATACTAAAGCGCCACCCAAAATACATGTAGTAAATTTTTTCAACATCCTTTTTTATCCCCCAATAAACACAATATATAAATTTCCTATTTATCATAGCAAAAAACAATTTTTTGCATTGTTATATTTTGTCGAATAATCCAAGGATCAAATGTTTTTATTAAATAAAAAACATGACCTTAATATAATACTAAGATCATGTTTTAAATTACTCTTATTTTATTTATAAAATACCTTATCAACATTATACTTCGCTTGAAGCTCATTAATAATATATGTTTCGTAAATTTCTCTTTCCATTGGATCTTCTACAATACATGCATCAATGCGGTATACTTCATCACGATGTGCTTTAATTGGTGAAACATTGTCTTCAAAGTGTTTTTTAATACGTTGTCTTATTTTACGTGCTTTCCCAACAAAAAGAAGTTCGTCATTAATGTTATAAAACATAAAAATACCGCTTTTATCTCTTGGGAACAGGTGGAAATCAATGAATCCATGAATTGGAGTGATTCTTGGCTCATCGCCTTTTATTACTTGTTTTCTTTCTGTGATAGAAACATCAACTGCAGGTAAATCAATTTTAATCAAGTTACTTCACGTCCTCTTTTATTATAAAGGTAAATAATAGCACATGTACGTAAGAAAAGCTATTCGTGTTGAGTAAAAATATCGTTTTTTCACTATCTCCTAAATATTATAGATATATCATTTATGTATTTTCTCCAAATCATATGATCACATGCCTTGCCCCAATAATCCTTTAGCAGAAAGTTAGGCTCTCCAAATTTTTTCTTCCATATTTTCTGTGCGTTCGTATACCCACTATCCAAACAGAATTCTTTAATCCCTCTACCTAATAAGGTAAGCAGTGCCACATTTAAAAGTAAATTTCCTATGCCGCGTCTTTGGTAATACGGGAGTACAAACACAGTACCTACCTCATACAAGTCTTTTAATGCGCCATCTGTACAATTATGAATCAGTTTGCTAGATGGACCAAACTCAATAGTACCGATAATTTTATTACAACGTTTATCTACAGCAATCAAAAAATATCGATTTTTCCCATCAC
Coding sequences within it:
- a CDS encoding DUF1992 domain-containing protein — encoded protein: MNQKDIDKALKKQEILVKDEKVWSYTYEDHISSIIKRAEKSGAFDDLPGKGKPLNIDKNLSYNPEKQLYKTLKDNHVLPRWIELSKEIDHLKEKLKEITDSEETVKLIETINKKVSEHNLLCPPTAQKMRAKTDF
- a CDS encoding esterase family protein; amino-acid sequence: MKSILSPKITELTDQLSNGDTQAFHTFLDELKANGTPFIETCPMNNQYHLITYIWIGNEDTENVYIFGSYPGWELNSNQLEQLLDTNVWYKTFRTNETFISTYHFSVNDHFEHDWIARSKQYQLDSFNRNIFGKGTDKASVLEMGMEMQYDRYSPHHDNFKGEIETYSFYSSILGNTRKIYVYTPHNYSHTVTLQDLLIAFNGNTFMQNLSAPATLEHLIHKQKIPSCIVIGIEHVDRLNELTYNDKMNAFLIEELLPWIQTKYHVYKDPAHATIAGLSLGGLAAFYAALKNPHTFGNVLSLSGSVHWKKDGYEDNLPWIEKQFLSIHHALRLRMYMAAGTLENERLLKANRSLSKTLGEKEYQITYNEFHGGHDEIWWREQLAEGILSLKHSRALS
- a CDS encoding patatin family protein; amino-acid sequence: MKNIGLVLEGGGMKGLYTAGVLEYFMEKELFFPYVVGVSAGACMGATYLSRQKGRNKKVNTELVSDHRYISYRNFIRKRELFGMDFLFDEVPNKIVPFDFQTFLHTNEQFVIGTTDCETGQAVYYSKQERGDDILKIIRASSSVPFIAPAVDYDGKKLLDGGIIDPIPVRKAQKDGYKKNVVIMTKPEGYVKKRNRFSPMAKYLYRRYPKVSKLLVEHYRFYNESILYMSLDEQKENFFVIQPSMQLPVSGIERNKDKLVDLYNLGYQDAKNQYEQLLEWIER
- a CDS encoding PH domain-containing protein, which translates into the protein MGLFSGILGNASDTSAENVERDLEKIMLNNEQVEYAYKLIRDLIVFTNRRMILVDKQGVTGKKTEYHSIPYKSITQFSIETAGHFDLDAELKIWISGMHEPITKEFKGDDSILSVQKALVNYTTK
- a CDS encoding GNAT family N-acetyltransferase, with protein sequence MARSSSYGAYYFFTRTVRLVSAMEVTLERAIDFDAESIFAIQIQAFQPLLEKYKDYKTNPANETIDKVIERINHPNGGFYKILVDNTFVGAICVFWKEKTTQFWISPMFILPNYHGKGIAQKAIILIENMFPQATSWELATILEEERNCYLYEKMGYIQTGIKKKLNDHTTLVYYKKTL
- a CDS encoding YfiT family bacillithiol transferase, giving the protein MKDLRYPIGQFTHEGNITEEMVEKWIQEIDTLPKELTKAIRDLDKDQLDTPYRKGGWTVRQVAHHVVDSHMNSYIRFKLALTENNPTIKPYMEEKWAELPDSKLPVDVSLVLLDSLHKRWVNLLNSLEQADLEKTFNHPESGETKLEVAIGLYAWHGRHHTAHITSLRERLGW
- a CDS encoding GNAT family N-acetyltransferase, translated to MEIYIEKLKEQDAEELFAFECYNRAFFEKMVPSRGEDYYEYETFQCKHDELLKEQKEGISSFYLIRNMEKTIVGRINLVDIEKDGQLGYLGYRVGKDFVGKGIASKAVQLLLNQAVNEQITEIHAKTTNTNIASQIVLEKSGFSRTAINKKATELNDFIHYVWKHIKIL
- a CDS encoding FAD-dependent monooxygenase; this translates as MLEKAIVIGGSMAGKLAAKALSDFFQEVIILEAGAEWNEKSPRKRVPQTHHPHVLLKGGEEAIEKLFPAIMNQLKEDGGIVNNFTGDLKWHHFGLWKQPFIGELNAVQQSRPMLEWHIQKRMSEVTNITTKYETMVEQLIINQQHNKVFGVKVRCMKTGSKENLHAELVVDASGFGSKNIEWLETYGIEVKEEKVWIQLFYATRVFRLKQNEYPDWCNLLISPSFPENPYGAFIQTIEDNRYFVTFSGYANENAPKTDEEFLAFAHKLPAPDVMHFLEQAEPITDIKIHKIPYQVRRRFDLVKNMPERFLIIGDAHCRFDPVFGQGISVAAMEAEELQMCLKNRKMLEKGFTRNFYKRISKIIATPWEMVTTEAFRHPKIKGEKSFIQPFQQWYTKKIYQLSANNPDIYIRLVRVMNLMRSPLHLFHPKVWFAILTTRQK
- a CDS encoding undecaprenyl-diphosphate phosphatase encodes the protein MNWLEAFILGIIQGLTEFLPISSTGHLYLGRHLFHLDEAGLFLDTMLHIGTLLAVFIYYKKEFIYLIKNPLSKLTFLLIVGTIPAVIIGLLFKDFFEEISKTGVTIGWEFLVTGLFLYMAEKQKNGRKKMDDITYQDAFIIGSFQAFAIFPAISRSGMTIVAALWRKLDRETAAYFSFLLSTPAIVGAIILQSVDVFQGKAETISSTSLIVGTLSAAFFGYIAVSWMIQYLKQHSLKVFAYYVWALGIIILTLQFTGVF
- a CDS encoding DUF4352 domain-containing protein codes for the protein MLKKFTTCILGGALVFNLSGCGSTSDKTSSESKETTSKQEEKNVKTNDTTKGNTNSKNTEQTKEKTKIKEKEYSLNKTFNTPKFDVTVKRVVERDKVGKESIGIQEPENGHVFIVIEVEGKNITNEPMKLAVLPSVDLVDENDNAYQSDVWVTSSYEVEKGETSTISKELKPGDVKRGNKVYVINKEKFDTGKWYVLVNHEHKEQIK
- a CDS encoding nucleotide excision repair endonuclease, with the protein product MIKIDLPAVDVSITERKQVIKGDEPRITPIHGFIDFHLFPRDKSGIFMFYNINDELLFVGKARKIRQRIKKHFEDNVSPIKAHRDEVYRIDACIVEDPMEREIYETYIINELQAKYNVDKVFYK
- a CDS encoding GNAT family N-acetyltransferase; protein product: MDHIEIRRPIIGDYEELNQFFHAVIIDTFAKEGLSELVDDIKNEIETKKQYLKCDFDSDGKNRYFLIAVDKRCNKIIGTIEFGPSSKLIHNCTDGALKDLYEVGTVFVLPYYQRRGIGNLLLNVALLTLLGRGIKEFCLDSGYTNAQKIWKKKFGEPNFLLKDYWGKACDHMIWRKYINDISIIFRR